One window of Terriglobia bacterium genomic DNA carries:
- a CDS encoding DNA-3-methyladenine glycosylase I, which produces MMAYHDAEWGVPQHDDRVLFEFLILEGAQAGLSWSTILAKRDAYRRAFSNFNPKSIARYDANKTKQLMSNPGIVRNRLKISATVQNARAFLAVQKEFGSFDAYIWQFVGGKPIVNALSASSQIQARTEESDKMSRDLLKRGFKFVGPTICYAFMQAVGMVNDHLVTCFRYAEIKNAAERKR; this is translated from the coding sequence ATGATGGCCTACCACGATGCTGAGTGGGGCGTGCCACAGCACGACGACCGCGTGTTGTTTGAATTCCTGATACTTGAGGGCGCGCAAGCGGGTCTGAGCTGGTCCACCATTCTAGCCAAGCGCGATGCCTATCGGCGGGCCTTCAGCAACTTCAATCCTAAAAGCATCGCACGCTACGATGCGAACAAAACGAAGCAGCTAATGTCGAACCCTGGCATTGTCCGCAACCGGCTGAAGATTTCGGCGACGGTTCAGAATGCGCGAGCTTTTCTGGCCGTGCAAAAAGAATTCGGTAGCTTTGATGCGTACATCTGGCAATTTGTCGGTGGGAAGCCAATCGTCAATGCGCTCAGCGCATCATCCCAGATACAGGCGCGGACAGAAGAATCCGACAAAATGAGCCGTGACCTGCTGAAACGCGGATTTAAGTTTGTTGGCCCGACCATTTGTTACGCATTCATGCAGGCGGTCGGAATGGTGAATGATCATCTAGTGACCTGCTTTCGCTATGCAGAAATCAAAAATGCAGCAGAGCGCAAACGCTAG
- a CDS encoding cyclic nucleotide-binding domain-containing protein: MVQKSELLQVPVFADLPDDQIDWFISQSQELTAKAGETYIHQGDPADSMFVFLDGQLQSRGEFGGETVFFNSKAGDIGGVLPFSRMKSYPVTGRAITDARVLRFPVAAFPQLIQKMPELTQRLVGLMSDRIRETTRVEQQRDRLAGLGKLSAGLAHELNNPASAAKRATSQLRATMKRIKDASHALGAHDLTAAQRAEIEKLEASLVQQDGPPPDTLTISALEEEIESWLRAHEQEDLWQLASDLAHKNIQPAALDRLFATLDADTARAALMRIAASMEIANLLNEIENSTSRISDLVRAIKEYTYMDQSPIQNVDIVKSLETTLTILNHKLKRGVTVQRDYQRVPFLVNSFGSELNQVWTNVIDNAIDAMGGQGELRVRTYREDACVVVEIADNGPGIPDKVLPHIFEPFFTTKGVGQSTGLGLDTASRIVRKHRGQIQVNSKPGETRFQIWLPLAEAPSN, from the coding sequence ATGGTTCAAAAATCAGAGCTGCTTCAGGTGCCGGTATTCGCTGATTTGCCGGATGATCAGATTGACTGGTTCATCAGCCAGTCACAGGAACTCACAGCGAAGGCAGGGGAAACGTACATTCATCAGGGCGACCCCGCGGACTCGATGTTTGTATTCCTTGATGGACAGTTGCAAAGCCGGGGGGAATTTGGCGGCGAGACAGTTTTCTTTAACAGCAAGGCCGGCGACATCGGGGGCGTGCTGCCTTTTTCCAGAATGAAATCCTACCCGGTGACTGGACGTGCGATTACTGATGCTCGCGTGCTGCGTTTTCCAGTGGCAGCTTTCCCGCAGCTCATACAGAAAATGCCTGAGCTTACGCAACGGCTTGTGGGTCTCATGTCTGACCGCATCCGCGAAACCACACGCGTTGAGCAACAACGGGATCGGCTGGCTGGGCTGGGCAAGCTTTCCGCCGGGCTGGCCCACGAGCTAAACAATCCTGCATCGGCCGCTAAGCGCGCCACCAGCCAGCTCCGCGCCACCATGAAGCGCATTAAGGACGCGAGCCACGCGCTGGGTGCGCACGATCTCACCGCCGCACAGAGAGCCGAGATCGAAAAGCTGGAGGCTTCACTTGTCCAGCAGGACGGGCCGCCGCCGGATACGCTCACCATCAGCGCGCTGGAGGAAGAAATCGAGTCCTGGCTGCGCGCTCACGAACAAGAGGATTTGTGGCAGCTTGCGTCAGATCTGGCACATAAAAACATTCAGCCCGCGGCTTTGGATCGTTTATTCGCTACGCTCGATGCTGACACTGCGCGTGCCGCCCTGATGAGGATTGCAGCTTCCATGGAGATCGCAAACCTGCTGAACGAGATTGAAAACAGCACCTCGCGAATTTCCGATTTGGTCCGTGCAATCAAGGAATACACCTACATGGACCAGTCTCCCATCCAGAACGTGGACATTGTCAAAAGTCTGGAAACCACGCTTACAATTTTGAACCACAAGCTCAAGCGCGGAGTCACAGTCCAGCGCGACTACCAGCGCGTTCCCTTTCTGGTGAATTCCTTTGGCAGCGAGTTGAATCAGGTCTGGACCAACGTTATTGACAATGCGATTGATGCGATGGGCGGCCAGGGCGAGCTTCGCGTACGCACCTATCGCGAGGACGCGTGCGTGGTCGTAGAGATTGCAGACAATGGTCCAGGAATTCCAGATAAAGTTTTGCCGCACATCTTTGAGCCATTTTTCACGACCAAAGGGGTTGGCCAGAGCACAGGACTGGGATTGGACACCGCTTCGCGCATTGTACGCAAGCATCGCGGGCAGATTCAGGTGAACTCAAAGCCGGGAGAAACGCGCTTTCAGATATGGCTTCCGCTGGCGGAAGCACCATCTAACTAG
- a CDS encoding FAD-dependent oxidoreductase: MAKPILLCIDDDSDVLRAIERDLRSHYGATYRVLASDAPEKALELLKQLKVRNDNVALLLADQRMPKMDGVAFLQEAMHLFPDAKRALLTAYADTNAAISAINQVNINYFFLKPWDPPEEHLYPQLDDLLDDWQASYRPTFEGIRVLGTRWSPRSYELRDFLARNRVPYQWIDVEISANDPETKRLLEALGSESASLPVVLFPDGTKLLESVPAEVAQKVGLRTRAQTDFYDLAIIGGGPAGLAAAVYGASEGLHTVIVECDAPGGQAGMSSRIENYLGFPNGLSGGDLARRAVVQAKRFGVEILSPQEAIGVRTEGSYRIIKLKDESEISCHALMVATGVQWRRLDAPGIDRLQGAGVYYGGGSTEALSCKGEIVYVVGGANSAGQAAMNFSKYAERVVILVRGASLGSTMSQYLIEQIEQTPNIELWTHANVAEAHGETHLEEISVLCSDTNKVERVPATSMFIFIGALPRTDWLGDLVERDERGFILTGPDLMWNGKRPKSWALERDPFLLETNIPGLFAVGDVRHGSVKRVASGVGEGSVAVQFIHQYLSKV, encoded by the coding sequence ATGGCGAAACCGATTTTGCTTTGTATTGACGACGATTCTGATGTTTTGCGAGCCATTGAACGCGACCTGCGTTCGCATTACGGCGCCACTTATCGTGTGCTGGCGAGTGATGCTCCTGAAAAAGCTTTGGAACTCTTGAAGCAATTGAAAGTGCGGAATGACAACGTGGCCCTGCTCCTGGCCGATCAGCGCATGCCCAAAATGGATGGCGTCGCTTTTCTTCAGGAAGCAATGCATCTCTTTCCCGACGCCAAGCGCGCCTTGCTTACTGCATACGCCGATACGAATGCCGCCATCAGCGCCATCAACCAGGTCAACATCAATTATTTTTTCCTGAAGCCCTGGGACCCGCCGGAAGAGCACCTCTATCCGCAATTGGATGATCTGCTCGATGATTGGCAGGCTTCTTACCGTCCCACGTTTGAGGGAATCCGTGTGCTGGGCACCCGATGGTCGCCGCGTTCTTATGAGCTGCGCGATTTTCTGGCGCGCAATCGAGTTCCCTATCAATGGATTGACGTGGAAATTTCCGCCAATGATCCTGAAACCAAGCGGTTGCTCGAGGCGCTTGGCTCCGAATCCGCAAGCCTTCCGGTTGTGCTGTTCCCTGATGGCACAAAACTTCTTGAGAGTGTTCCGGCTGAAGTCGCGCAGAAAGTAGGCTTGCGTACTCGCGCGCAGACTGATTTTTATGACCTTGCAATCATCGGCGGCGGGCCTGCTGGCCTGGCTGCTGCGGTTTACGGCGCGTCTGAAGGCCTGCATACGGTAATCGTGGAATGCGACGCTCCCGGCGGCCAGGCAGGTATGAGTTCGCGAATTGAAAACTATCTCGGCTTTCCGAACGGCTTGAGCGGCGGCGACCTTGCGCGTCGGGCCGTGGTGCAGGCCAAACGCTTTGGCGTGGAAATTCTTTCGCCGCAGGAAGCCATCGGCGTTCGGACGGAAGGCTCTTATCGCATCATCAAGCTAAAAGACGAGAGTGAAATCTCCTGCCACGCCTTGATGGTGGCCACAGGAGTCCAGTGGCGCAGGTTGGATGCTCCCGGCATTGATCGCCTTCAGGGCGCTGGAGTTTATTACGGCGGCGGTTCTACTGAAGCTCTCTCCTGCAAGGGTGAAATAGTTTACGTGGTTGGCGGCGCAAACTCAGCCGGCCAGGCCGCAATGAATTTTTCCAAGTATGCTGAGCGTGTGGTGATTCTGGTGCGCGGCGCTTCTCTTGGCAGCACCATGTCACAGTATTTGATTGAGCAGATAGAGCAAACACCCAATATCGAGCTTTGGACCCACGCCAACGTCGCAGAAGCGCATGGTGAAACTCACCTGGAAGAAATTTCTGTGCTCTGTTCAGATACAAACAAAGTTGAGCGTGTGCCCGCCACTTCAATGTTCATCTTTATTGGCGCTCTGCCGCGGACAGACTGGCTGGGCGACCTGGTGGAACGAGACGAGCGTGGCTTTATCCTGACCGGCCCTGATCTTATGTGGAATGGCAAACGCCCAAAGAGTTGGGCTTTGGAACGCGATCCGTTCCTTTTAGAAACGAATATTCCTGGGCTGTTCGCCGTGGGTGATGTCCGGCACGGTTCAGTCAAGCGCGTCGCTTCTGGAGTCGGCGAAGGCTCTGTGGCGGTGCAATTCATTCATCAGTACTTGAGCAAGGTATAG
- a CDS encoding DUF3224 domain-containing protein, with amino-acid sequence MSHASGTFEVKLVPQTDDKNGDATLGRMTIDKQFHGDLEGTSKGQMLTGMTDVKGSAGYVAIEKVSGTLKGRTGTFILQHTGTMNRGLPQLTITVVPDSGTGQLAGITGDFKVIIADGKHSYEFEYTLPESH; translated from the coding sequence ATGAGTCATGCCAGTGGAACGTTCGAAGTAAAACTTGTGCCTCAAACAGATGACAAGAATGGCGACGCCACACTTGGCCGGATGACAATTGACAAGCAATTTCACGGCGATCTGGAAGGAACCAGCAAAGGCCAGATGCTCACGGGCATGACCGACGTGAAAGGGTCAGCCGGTTACGTGGCAATTGAGAAGGTAAGCGGAACATTGAAAGGCCGCACCGGCACTTTCATCTTGCAGCATACGGGAACCATGAACCGGGGCTTGCCGCAACTGACGATCACCGTGGTGCCTGATTCCGGAACGGGCCAACTGGCAGGAATAACCGGAGATTTTAAGGTCATCATAGCCGACGGCAAACACTCGTACGAGTTCGAGTACACACTGCCTGAATCTCATTGA
- a CDS encoding MaoC family dehydratase: MSQTNESLQRLYLEDLHVGQRFVSGSHYMDESQIKEFARQFDPQPFHLDEGAAKASIFGGLAASGWHTAAVAMRLLVDGGLPLGNGIIGLGGDLAWPKPTRPGDTLHVESEILEIVPSRSKPNQAIVKVRSITSNQNGEAVHSFTSKCLVFKRPQSPE; the protein is encoded by the coding sequence ATGAGCCAAACAAATGAAAGCCTCCAGAGACTGTATCTGGAAGACCTTCACGTGGGCCAGCGATTTGTCTCTGGCAGCCACTACATGGATGAATCTCAAATCAAGGAGTTCGCGCGACAGTTTGACCCGCAGCCTTTCCACCTTGATGAAGGAGCTGCGAAAGCCAGCATATTTGGCGGACTGGCCGCCAGCGGATGGCACACTGCCGCCGTCGCGATGCGCCTGCTCGTGGATGGCGGTCTGCCGCTGGGCAACGGCATTATCGGCCTGGGCGGCGATCTGGCGTGGCCCAAACCAACGCGTCCCGGTGACACGCTGCACGTGGAAAGCGAGATCCTGGAAATAGTGCCTTCACGTTCCAAGCCAAACCAGGCCATCGTTAAAGTGAGAAGCATCACGTCGAACCAGAATGGCGAAGCGGTACATTCATTCACTTCAAAGTGCCTGGTATTCAAACGCCCGCAGTCGCCTGAGTGA